Proteins encoded within one genomic window of Acidovorax sp. 107:
- a CDS encoding metal/formaldehyde-sensitive transcriptional repressor, whose protein sequence is MPHSAEDKQRAITRLRRIRGQAEALERAVEAGSDCAPILQQLAAMRGAVHGLMADLLDSHVRETLMAQPSAAPQALDETLTLLRSYLK, encoded by the coding sequence ATGCCCCATTCCGCCGAAGACAAGCAACGCGCCATCACCCGCCTGCGCCGCATCCGTGGCCAGGCGGAAGCGCTGGAGCGCGCCGTGGAGGCGGGCAGCGACTGCGCCCCCATCCTGCAGCAGCTGGCGGCCATGCGCGGCGCCGTGCACGGGCTGATGGCCGATCTGCTGGACAGCCATGTGCGTGAGACGCTGATGGCCCAGCCCTCCGCAGCGCCTCAGGCGCTGGACGAGACACTCACGCTGCTTCGTTCGTACCTGAAGTAG
- a CDS encoding S-(hydroxymethyl)glutathione dehydrogenase/class III alcohol dehydrogenase has translation MKSRAAVAFKAGEPLQIVEIDVAPPKKGEVLIKITDTGVCHTDAFTLSGDDPEGLFPVVLGHEGAGIVVEVGEGVTSVKPGDHVIPLYTAECGECLFCKSGKTNLCVSVRATQGKGVMPDGTTRFSYNGQPIYHYMGCSTFSEYTVVAEVSLAKVNPNANPEQVCLLGCGVTTGLGAVKNTAKVQEGDTVAVFGLGGIGLAVIQGAKLAKAGRIIAIDTNPSKFDLARTFGATDCVNPKDFDKPIQQVIVEMTTWGVDHSFECIGNVNVMRAALECAHRGWGQSVIIGVAGAGQEISTRPFQLVTGRKWLGTAFGGVKGRSELPGMVEDAMAGKIQLAPFVTHTMGLKDINEAFDLMHEGKSIRSVVKYAA, from the coding sequence ATGAAATCCCGCGCCGCCGTCGCCTTCAAAGCCGGAGAACCCCTGCAGATCGTCGAGATCGACGTGGCCCCGCCCAAGAAGGGCGAAGTGCTCATCAAGATCACCGACACCGGCGTGTGCCACACCGACGCCTTCACCCTGAGCGGTGACGACCCCGAAGGCCTGTTCCCCGTGGTGCTGGGCCACGAAGGCGCGGGCATCGTGGTGGAAGTGGGCGAGGGCGTGACCAGCGTGAAGCCCGGCGACCATGTGATCCCGCTCTACACCGCCGAATGCGGCGAATGCCTGTTCTGCAAGAGCGGCAAGACCAACCTGTGCGTGAGCGTGCGCGCCACGCAGGGCAAGGGTGTGATGCCCGATGGCACCACGCGCTTCAGCTACAACGGCCAGCCCATCTACCACTACATGGGCTGCAGCACCTTCAGCGAATACACCGTGGTAGCCGAGGTGTCGCTCGCCAAGGTCAACCCCAACGCCAACCCCGAGCAGGTGTGCCTGCTGGGCTGCGGCGTGACCACGGGCCTGGGCGCCGTCAAGAACACCGCTAAAGTGCAAGAGGGCGACACCGTGGCCGTGTTCGGCCTGGGCGGCATTGGCCTGGCCGTGATCCAGGGCGCCAAGCTGGCCAAGGCCGGGCGCATCATCGCCATAGACACCAACCCCTCCAAGTTCGACCTGGCCCGCACCTTTGGCGCGACCGACTGCGTGAATCCCAAGGACTTCGACAAGCCGATCCAGCAGGTCATCGTGGAGATGACGACCTGGGGCGTGGACCACAGCTTTGAGTGCATCGGCAACGTGAACGTGATGCGCGCTGCGCTCGAATGCGCGCACCGGGGCTGGGGCCAGTCGGTCATCATCGGCGTGGCAGGCGCGGGGCAAGAGATCAGCACCCGCCCCTTCCAGCTCGTCACCGGCCGCAAGTGGCTGGGCACGGCGTTTGGCGGAGTCAAAGGCCGCAGCGAGTTGCCCGGCATGGTCGAAGACGCGATGGCCGGCAAGATCCAGCTTGCGCCCTTCGTCACCCACACCATGGGCCTGAAGGACATCAACGAAGCGTTTGACCTCATGCACGAAGGCAAGTCGATCCGCTCGGTCGTCAAGTACGCCGCGTAA
- the fghA gene encoding S-formylglutathione hydrolase, with protein sequence MTTPLDLLSSHACFGGEQRFYQHASTTIGLPMKFSVYLPPQAQQGPVPAVLYLAGLTCTEETFAIKAGAQRLAAELGLALIAPDTSPRGEAVSALPGATASWDFGVGAGFYLDATQSPWNTHWRMESYLLQELLPLVGQHLPIDAQRLGIFGHSMGGHGALTLALRHPGRFKTVSAFAPICAPTQCPWGEKAFTGYLGPDRTTWLEHDATVLMQHQPIAPYPAGILIDQGLDDKFLADQLHPHLFEAACQAIGQPLTLRRHAGYDHGYYFVQSFVGDHLAHHARGLGAGH encoded by the coding sequence ATGACCACTCCCCTGGACCTGCTCAGCAGCCACGCCTGCTTTGGCGGCGAGCAGCGCTTTTACCAGCACGCCTCCACCACCATCGGCCTGCCGATGAAGTTCTCGGTGTACCTGCCGCCCCAGGCACAACAGGGCCCAGTGCCCGCGGTGTTGTACCTGGCGGGCCTGACCTGCACCGAAGAGACCTTTGCGATCAAGGCCGGCGCCCAGCGCCTGGCCGCCGAGCTGGGCCTGGCCCTGATCGCACCCGACACCAGCCCGCGCGGCGAGGCCGTGTCGGCCCTGCCCGGCGCCACGGCCAGCTGGGACTTTGGCGTGGGCGCAGGCTTTTACCTCGACGCAACGCAGAGCCCCTGGAACACCCACTGGCGCATGGAGAGCTACCTGCTGCAAGAGCTGCTGCCCCTGGTGGGCCAGCACCTGCCCATCGACGCGCAGCGCTTGGGCATCTTCGGCCACAGCATGGGCGGCCACGGTGCGCTCACACTCGCCCTGCGCCACCCTGGCCGGTTCAAGACGGTGTCGGCCTTTGCGCCCATCTGCGCGCCCACCCAGTGCCCCTGGGGCGAAAAGGCCTTCACCGGCTACCTGGGCCCCGACCGCACCACTTGGCTGGAGCACGACGCCACGGTACTGATGCAGCACCAGCCCATCGCACCCTACCCGGCGGGCATCCTCATCGACCAGGGGCTGGACGACAAATTCCTGGCCGACCAGCTGCACCCCCACCTGTTCGAGGCCGCGTGCCAGGCCATCGGCCAGCCGCTGACGCTGCGCCGGCACGCGGGGTACGACCACGGCTACTACTTTGTGCAGAGCTTTGTGGGCGACCATTTGGCCCACCATGCGCGGGGTCTTGGCGCCGGACATTAA